From a single Brassica oleracea var. oleracea cultivar TO1000 chromosome C5, BOL, whole genome shotgun sequence genomic region:
- the LOC106294504 gene encoding centrosomal protein of 164 kDa has product MDKAASHEELITEKLDKSLRGGASEMLFSITQLRGIQKHSKMVEANLKSRSKALELKEKELQTLSSDLEQKVETFEKEKAEAGDMKKLVGECGELRLKRNELTAKLDTSSRLQREIEVKKSQWTQHSAETGRLCSEMSKKRNELALTLEQVKECEKRFKMKALELASKEKDLRGVRESIEVYDSELEVKQKMVQSLNDEIDSKSKESREIKRVIEQQTSELVVMQKQLGSIRSSCEMEERDKEKELGLLKKQIESEEKKLLQLKREKEVVTGIKKKDLELTLSKIEESSQQLADVNHQLESQRRQLEMQSVEQVSKRMEFESLRESSKRLVFDLGVKEKRFQELNNLIKISGEQLNLKSKELEEIERELKLKRRLRQMSTVLVNREKQPQQNAEEEPEPIDTLMPEISASLTRHEVSSVLRATPNRAGFVLEQVQDGIRQGSTSQDTFLETLVLIFEELVKIQGPDESQLLQLQAREVATLWKERITIEAPKSTLEALAFLLFIIAYGLKTLINEEETALLASSIAQYGQAPRLFGYLSLNPKIREFVEELIKKSLYIPAVRLICLVNLDKEDKEVSFSPSELLKKEITTFRRSALENRSTQAKERDGGRLRAILELVADYKLKIDLPGDLIAKLMVEGERSAPVAHCSVIHVASSSNPRAGLKKKQLGQTKTVLVKHTGVKQENLGTTLPADVKSIKLRASSSRTYQRRGN; this is encoded by the exons ATGGATAAAGCAGCAAGTCATGAAGAACTAATTACGGAGAAGCTCGACAAATCACTTAGAGGTGGTGCCTCTGAGATGCTGTTCTCCATTACTCAACTGAGAGGTATACAGAAGCATAGCAAGATGGTTGAAGCCAACCTCAAGAGTAGATCCAAAGCGCTAGAGTTAAAGGAGAAGGAGCTCCAGACTCTGAGCTCTGACCTTGAACAAAAGGTTGAGACTTTTGAAAAAGAGAAGGCCGAAGCTGGTGATATGAAGAAGCTGGTGGGAGAGTGTGGGGAACTGAGGTTGAAGAGAAACGAGCTGACGGCGAAGCTGGACACGTCGTCAAGGCTTCAGAGAGAGATCGAGGTGAAGAAGAGCCAGTGGACGCAGCACTCGGCTGAGACTGGGAGGCTTTGCAGCGAGATGAGTAAAAAGAGGAACGAGTTGGCGCTGACTCTTGAGCAGGTTAAGGAATGTGAGAAGCGGTTTAAGATGAAGGCATTGGAGTTAGCTTCTAAAGAGAAGGACTTGCGGGGTGTGAGAGAGTCTATTGAGGTTTATGATTCTGAGCTTGAGGTGAAACAGAAGATGGTGCAGTCATTGAACGATGAGATTGACTCCAAGTCCAAAGAGTCAAGGGAGATCAAAAGAGTGATTGAGCAACAAACCAGTGAGCTTGTTGTCATGCAAAAGCAGCTTGGTTCTATCAGAAGCTCTTGTGAGATGGAAGAAAGAGATAAAGAAAAGGAGCTGGGTCTGCTTAAGAAGCAGATAGAGTCAGAGGAGAAGAAACTCCTTCAGCTCAAGAGAGAAAAGGAAGTGGTGACAGGTATAAAGAAGAAAGATTTGGAGCTGACTCTTTCCAAGATTGAAGAATCCAGCCAGCAGCTTGCGGATGTGAATCACCAACTTGAGTCTCAACGGAGACAGCTCGAGATGCAGTCAGTTGAGCAAGTTTCTAAACGGATGGAGTTTGAAAGTCTTCGAGAATCAAGCAAGCGCTTGGTTTTTGACCTTGGGGTGAAAGAAAAGAGGTTCCAAGAATTAAACAATCTGATAAAGATCTCTGGCGAACAGCTTAACTTGAAATCCAAAGAGCTGGAGGAGATTGAAAGGGAGCTCAAGCTCAAGAGACGCTTGAGACAAATGAGCACTGTGCTTGTTAATCGTGAGAAGCAACCTCAGCAGAATGCAGAAGAAGAACCTGAACCGATAGATACTCTCATGCCTGAAATCTCAGCTTCTCTTACGCGCCATGAAGTCTCCAGCGTCCTTAGAGCTACACCAAATCGAGCAGGATTTGTTCTGGAACAAGTGCAGGATGGAATTAGACAAGGGTCAACTTCTCAAGACACGTTCTTGGAGACCTTGGTTCTTATTTTTGAGGAGCTAGTCAAAATTCAAGGACCGGACGAGTCTCAGCTGCTGCAGCTCCAAGCCAGAGAAGTGGCAACTCTATGGAAAGAGAGGATAACCATCGAAGCTCCAAAGTCAACTCTCGAGGCTTTGGCCTTTCTTCTGTTCATCATTGCATATGGATTGAAGACACTGATCAATGAAGAGGAAACTGCTTTGCTTGCTTCGTCTATTGCTCAGTACGGACAGGCTCCAAGACTCTTTGGATATCTGAGTCTCAACCCTAAGATCCGAG AGTTTGTTGAAGAGCTCATCAAGAAAAGCTTGTATATTCCTGCAGTTAGGCTTATCTGTTTGGTTAATCTTGATAAAGAGGATAAAGAGGTATCCTTCTCACCTTCAGAGCTCTTGAAGAAAGAGATCACCACTTTCAGACGTTCTGCCCTGGAAAATAGATCCACACAG GCGAAAGAGAGAGATGGTGGAAGACTGAGAGCTATACTTGAACTTGTGGCGGATTACAAGCTTAAAATAGATCTCCCAGGTGACCTCATCGCCAAGCTCATGGTTGAAGGAGAAAGGTCAGCCCCTGTAGCTCATTGCTCTGTCATACATGTCGCCTCCTCATCAAATCCACGAGCTGGGTTGAAGAAAAAACAGTTGGGACAGACAAAAACTGTGCTGGTAAAACATACTGGTGTAAAGCAGGAGAATCTTG GTACAACTTTGCCAGCTGATGTTAAGTCCATCAAACTCCGAGCATCCTCCAGTCGCACGTATCAGAGGAGAGGGAACTGA
- the LOC106294505 gene encoding FRIGIDA-like protein 5, whose translation MDEAESFCKSMEEVRGGAFEMLTCVAQLKGVVKHNMMVEAENKSKSQELQNLSSDLGKKVETFEKEKSEAGDLKKLCEEELKLKRNEVAAKEKRWQRLAEVQRLCSEETDKKKDEWALVLEKIKESEKQFEMKSLELASKKKELGLVRESIEVSDSELELKKKDLELTLSKIEESGQQLADVNEQLDLKSKELEEIERELKLKRYLREMNTVFVKREKQPISVSSQQNDAEEETELIDTFTLHGISASLLRHEITSLLRDTPNPAEFVLERVQDGIRQGSSFQDTFLETLVLIFEELAKVQQLDEVAKTQGPDKSQLLQLQAAEVAALWKEKIAIKAPRSSLEALAFLMFIMAFGLKTLINEEEAALLAWSIAQYEQAPMLFEYLSISLTIREVVEELIKKSEYISAVRLICLFKLDKEVSFSPSELLKKEIISFRGSALENRSNESSQAKEKDDGRLRAILELVADYQIGIDLPGDLIAKLMVQGERSAPVVRFSVEHDTSSSTSQAELKKKQLGGTETVLVRHTGVDEENLGTTLPADVNPSNETSNGNHPPLIHTYHRRRN comes from the exons ATGGATGAAGCAGAGAGTTTCTGCAAATCAATGGAGGAAGTTAGAGGTGGTGCCTTCGAAATGTTGACCTGCGTTGCTCAGCTGAAAGGCGTAGTGAAGCATAATATGATGGTTGAAGCCGAGAACAAGAGTAAGTCTCAAGAGCTGCAGAATCTGAGCTCAGACCTTGGTAAAAAGGTTGAAACTTTCGAAAAGGAGAAGTCTGAAGCTGGTGACTTGAAGAAGCTGTGTGAGGAAGAGCTGAAGCTGAAGAGAAATGAGGTGGCGGCAAAGGAGAAACGGTGGCAGCGTTTGGCTGAGGTTCAGAGGCTTTGCAGCGAGGAGACGGATAAAAAGAAGGACGAGTGGGCGTTGGTTCTTGAGAAGATTAAAGAATCTGAGAAGCAGTTTGAGATGAAGTCATTGGAGTTAGCTTCTAAAAAGAAGGAGTTGGGACTTGTGAGAGAGTCTATTGAGGTTTCTGATTCCGAGCTTGAGCTGAAAAAGAAAGATTTGGAGCTGACTCTTTCCAAGATTGAAGAATCTGGCCAGCAGCTTGCCGATGTGAATGAGCAACTCGACCTGAAGTCCAAAGAGTTGGAGGAGATTGAAAGAGAGCTTAAGTTGAAGAGATACTTGAGAGAAATGAACACTGTGTTTGTTAAGCGTGAGAAGCAGCCAATCAGTGTCAGCAGCCAACAAAATGATGCAGAAGAAGAAACTGAACTGATTGATACTTTCACGCTTCATGGAATCTCAGCATCTCTTCTGCGCCATGAAATCACAAGCCTTCTTAGAGATACACCTAATCCAGCAGAATTTGTTCTGGAACGAGTGCAGGATGGAATTAGACAAGGATCAAGTTTTCAGGACACGTTCTTGGAGACTTTGGTTCTTATTTTTGAGGAGCTAGCCAAAGTTCAACAATTGGATGAGGTAGCCAAAACTCAAGGACCAGACAAGTCTCAGCTGCTGCAGCTCCAAGCCGCAGAAGTGGCAGCTCTATGGAAAGAGAAGATAGCTATCAAAGCACCAAGATCATCTCTCGAGGCCTTGGCCTTTCTTATGTTCATCATGGCATTTGGATTAAAGACATTGATCAACGAAGAAGAAGCTGCTTTACTTGCTTGGTCTATTGCTCAATACGAACAGGCACCTATGCTCTTTGAGTATTTGAGTATCAGCCTTACAATCCGAG AGGTTGTTGAAGAGCTTATAAAGAAAAGCGAATATATTTCTGCAGTCAGGCTTATATGTTTGTTTAAGCTTGATAAAGAGGTTTCATTCTCACCTTCAGAGCTCTTAAAGAAAGAGATCATCAGTTTCAGAGGTTCTGCTCTTGAAAACAGATCCAATGAATCCTCACAG GCTAAAGAGAAAGATGATGGAAGGTTGAGAGCTATACTTGAACTCGTGGCGGATTATCAGATTGGAATAGATCTTCCAGGGGACCTCATAGCCAAGCTCATGGTTCAAGGAGAAAGATCAGCCCCTGTAGTTCGTTTCTCTGTCGAGCATGACACCTCCTCATCAACGTCACAAGCTGAGCTGAAGAAGAAACAGTTGGGAGGGACAGAAACGGTGCTTGTGAGGCATACTGGTGTGGATGAAGAGAATCTTG GTACAACTTTGCCAGCTGATGTTAATCCCAGCAATGAAACATCTAACGGCAATCATCCTCCTCTCATCCACACATATCACAGGAGAAGGAACTGA
- the LOC106294506 gene encoding uncharacterized protein LOC106294506 — protein sequence MDCNKEEATRAINLAEEKMRGGDFVGAHKLIMKAQRLFPELENVQKLLAVCDVHSSADKKIKGLDDWYGILQVLPSADSDTIKKQYRKLCLLLHPDKNKFPGAEAAFKLVGEANRWLSDQSKRSQYDVRYRSHSLFASKESNANANSLRNSSSANAAAVNIASGLTFWTCCRSCGHRYKYLKVYVNQLMHCSSCKKSYTACNIGSDGVSFSGSTAGVKQFQDQGISRQHPSTGAESGSSAAEMDKNGTVGGKLNKRYRKKQKRGSSNKKPKKDEGCTESEAEGGRPQKGETVANNSVEVAKPDVLKPQPEVKEPETSAAAEMNKNGTVGGKLNKRSHKKQKRGAGNKKPKKDEGCTESEAEGGRPQKGETVANNSVEVAKPDVLKPQPEVKEPETSAAAEMNKNGTVGGKLNKRSHKKQKRGAGNKKPKKDEGCTESEAEGGRPQKGETVANNSVEVAKPDVLKPQPEVKEPETSAAAEMNKNGTVGGKLNKRSHKKQKRGAGNKKPKKDEGCTESEAEGGRPQKGETVANNSVEVAKPDVLKPQPEVKEPETSAAAEMNKNGTVGGKLNKRSHKKQKRGAGNKKPKKDEGCTESEAEGGRPQKGETVANNSVEVAKPDVLKPQPEVKEPETSAAAEMNKNGTVGGKLNKRSHKKQKRGAGNKKPKKDEGCTESEAEGGRPQKGETVANNSVEVAKPDVLKPQPEVKEPETSAAAEMNKNGTVGGKLNKRSHKKQKRGAGNKKPKKDEGCTESEAEGGRPQKGETVANNSVEVAKPDVLKPQPEVKEPETSAAAEMNKNGTVGGKLNKRSHKKQKRGAGNKKPKKDEGCTESEAEGGRPQKGETVANNSVEVAKPDVLKPQPEVKEPETSAAAEMNKNGTVGGKLNKRSHKKQKRGAGNKKPKKDEGCTESEAEGGRPQKGETVANNSVEVAKPDVLKPQPEVKEPETSAAAEMDKNGTVGGKLNKREQEPQSQGAGDRMPEKDEGCTEKDLEGAGPQKGAEIPKPDILKPQPEEKEPQASAGKSVPVLSAQKTNQTARKKRKAVEESSMSFEVDGSDAAVNETHTDESNKRKFSRKKPQVSYAEKRGNGDSVIPPTKKMKSGCEVESDVNTKQTDENNTSPELADKGKAKESEDSGKKNILSAKNKEIESCDRNGEDEALSSKMGEVENGHRASENGNTLDIPDPEFNVFEDERKPENFAVNQVWSTCDSRDGMPRRYARVRKVLSSDFKLRVTYLKPVQENNDESIPVTWGKFNNGETKDVENRSIFSGQMLHSVCNRVVSIYPRKGEIWAMFSDWDEESSTLENHELPYKYDFVEIVNDFKEEAGIGAAYLGKVKGFVSLFQREAKNTVCQVQFAPERMLRFSHKVPAVKMTGIEKEGVPAGSYELDPTALPKDIFQAEAVNVEMDSETMKGKADSPDPEAPETEVNAKPVPEIVPSPPRKRQKSDDDGGCSNRDKVCSTSVSIGKGEATKANDSSSSQVSKKSTPNGCGEASDAFKLRKSPRLQTTPSQQIEEKKSAKQGDKINPPKTTDKVLVTDSLGINKSSKGIQQQVERQVGEGSKKRGRDGELPSSSKQNDLPAQLDGSTNRSLETTPASSSCKTPQRNAFDFDNERSVDKFRRDQIWAIYSDDKGMPTEYVKVKKVETKPEVVLHVAHMELCPPSTEPVTRPVSCGEFKMETGKPKTLPLTSFSHRVKPFDSKQKIVKVYPRKGDIWALRKSCDSTEAEHDIVEVVEGYCEGKSIKAMALTAKGFSSIYTRKHGSHVSSLVVPKAEMSRFSHQIPAVKQEKRATRVAEGGYWELDPAAIPPPTTIVID from the coding sequence ATGGATTGCAATAAAGAAGAGGCTACAAGGGCGATAAACTTAGCAGAGGAAAAGATGAGGGGTGGTGATTTCGTTGGAGCTCATAAACTGATCATGAAGGCTCAGAGACTCTTCCCCGAACTGGAAAACGTACAGAAGCTGTTAGCCGTGTGTGACGTGCATTCCTCTGCTGATAAGAAAATTAAAGGGCTTGACGATTGGTATGGTATCCTTCAGGTTCTGCCTTCTGCTGATTCCGACACTATCAAGAAGCAATACAGAAAGCTTTGCCTGCTTCTCCATCCGGATAAGAACAAGTTCCCTGGTGCGGAAGCTGCTTTCAAGTTGGTTGGGGAAGCAAACAGATGGCTCTCTGATCAGAGCAAACGTTCTCAGTATGATGTCAGATACAGATCCCATTCGCTGTTTGCTAGCAAGGAGTCGAATGCAAATGCAAACTCTCTTCGCAACTCCTCATCTGCGAATGCTGCTGCAGTGAATATTGCGAGTGGGTTAACGTTTTGGACGTGTTGCAGAAGCTGTGGGCACAGGTATAAATACTTGAAGGTTTATGTGAACCAACTTATGCACTGTTCCTCTTGCAAGAAATCTTACACTGCCTGCAACATCGGGTCTGATGGAGTGTCATTTAGTGGTTCAACCGCTGGTGTAAAACAGTTTCAAGATCAAGGGATATCTAGGCAGCATCCTTCTACAGGAGCAGAATCAGGAAGTTCAGCAGCTGAGATGGATAAGAACGGGACAGTCGGAGGGAAACTCAACAAGAGGTATCGGAAAAAACAGAAAAGAGGGTCTAGTAACAAGAAACCCAAGAAAGATGAGGGTTGTACAGAGAGTGAAGCTGAAGGAGGAAGACCCCAGAAAGGTGAGACAGTTGCCAATAATTCTGTGGAAGTTGCTAAACCTGATGTATTGAAGCCGCAGCCTGAAGTAAAAGAACCTGAGACTAGTGCAGCAGCTGAGATGAATAAGAATGGGACAGTCGGAGGGAAACTCAACAAGAGGAGTCATAAAAAACAGAAAAGAGGGGCTGGTAACAAGAAACCCAAGAAAGATGAGGGTTGTACAGAGAGTGAAGCTGAAGGAGGAAGACCCCAGAAAGGTGAGACAGTTGCCAATAATTCTGTGGAAGTTGCTAAACCTGATGTATTGAAGCCGCAGCCTGAAGTAAAAGAACCTGAGACTAGTGCAGCAGCTGAGATGAATAAGAATGGGACAGTCGGAGGGAAACTCAACAAGAGGAGTCATAAAAAACAGAAAAGAGGGGCTGGTAACAAGAAACCCAAGAAAGATGAGGGTTGTACAGAGAGTGAAGCTGAAGGAGGAAGACCCCAGAAAGGTGAGACAGTTGCCAATAATTCTGTGGAAGTTGCTAAACCTGATGTATTGAAGCCGCAGCCTGAAGTAAAAGAACCTGAGACTAGTGCAGCAGCTGAGATGAATAAGAATGGGACAGTCGGAGGGAAACTCAACAAGAGGAGTCATAAAAAACAGAAAAGAGGGGCTGGTAACAAGAAACCCAAGAAAGATGAGGGTTGTACAGAGAGTGAAGCTGAAGGAGGAAGACCCCAGAAAGGTGAGACAGTTGCCAATAATTCTGTGGAAGTTGCTAAACCTGATGTATTGAAGCCGCAGCCTGAAGTAAAAGAACCTGAGACTAGTGCAGCAGCTGAGATGAATAAGAATGGGACAGTCGGAGGGAAACTCAACAAGAGGAGTCATAAAAAACAGAAAAGAGGGGCTGGTAACAAGAAACCCAAGAAAGATGAGGGTTGTACAGAGAGTGAAGCTGAAGGAGGAAGACCCCAGAAAGGTGAGACAGTTGCCAATAATTCTGTGGAAGTTGCTAAACCTGATGTATTGAAGCCGCAGCCTGAAGTAAAAGAACCTGAGACTAGTGCAGCAGCTGAGATGAATAAGAATGGGACAGTCGGAGGGAAACTCAACAAGAGGAGTCATAAAAAACAGAAAAGAGGGGCTGGTAACAAGAAACCCAAGAAAGATGAGGGTTGTACAGAGAGTGAAGCTGAAGGAGGAAGACCCCAGAAAGGTGAGACAGTTGCCAATAATTCTGTGGAAGTTGCTAAACCTGATGTATTGAAGCCGCAGCCTGAAGTAAAAGAACCTGAGACTAGTGCAGCAGCTGAGATGAATAAGAATGGGACAGTCGGAGGGAAACTCAACAAGAGGAGTCATAAAAAACAGAAAAGAGGGGCTGGTAACAAGAAACCCAAGAAAGATGAGGGTTGTACAGAGAGTGAAGCTGAAGGAGGAAGACCCCAGAAAGGTGAGACAGTTGCCAATAATTCTGTGGAAGTTGCTAAACCTGATGTATTGAAGCCGCAGCCTGAAGTAAAAGAACCTGAGACTAGTGCAGCAGCTGAGATGAATAAGAATGGGACAGTCGGAGGGAAACTCAACAAGAGGAGTCATAAAAAACAGAAAAGAGGGGCTGGTAACAAGAAACCCAAGAAAGATGAGGGTTGTACAGAGAGTGAAGCTGAAGGAGGAAGACCCCAGAAAGGTGAGACAGTTGCCAATAATTCTGTGGAAGTTGCTAAACCTGATGTATTGAAGCCGCAGCCTGAAGTAAAAGAACCTGAGACTAGTGCAGCAGCTGAGATGAATAAGAATGGGACAGTCGGAGGGAAACTCAACAAGAGGAGTCATAAAAAACAGAAAAGAGGGGCTGGTAACAAGAAACCCAAGAAAGATGAGGGTTGTACAGAGAGTGAAGCTGAAGGAGGAAGACCCCAGAAAGGTGAGACAGTTGCCAATAATTCTGTGGAAGTTGCTAAACCTGATGTATTGAAGCCGCAGCCTGAAGTAAAAGAACCTGAGACTAGTGCAGCAGCTGAGATGGATAAGAATGGGACAGTCGGAGGGAAACTCAACAAGAGGGAGCAGGAACCTCAGAGCCAAGGTGCTGGTGACAGGATGCCCGAGAAAGATGAGGGTTGTACAGAGAAAGACCTTGAAGGAGCAGGACCCCAGAAAGGTGCTGAAATACCTAAACCTGATATACTGAAGCCCCAGCCTGAAGAAAAAGAACCGCAGGCTAGTGCAGGAAAGTCAGTGCCTGTTTTATCAGCTCAAAAGACGAATCAGACAGCCAGAAAGAAGAGAAAAGCTGTTGAGGAATCCTCTATGAGTTTTGAAGTTGATGGCTCTGATGCAGCTGTCAATGAAACACACACGGATGAATCTAATAAGAGGAAGTTCTCAAGGAAGAAGCCGCAGGTTTCTTATGCAGAGAAGAGAGGCAATGGTGATTCTGTAATCCCTCCGACAAAAAAGATGAAATCAGGTTGTGAAGTTGAGTCTGATGTTAATACGAAGCAAACGGATGAGAATAATACGTCACCGGAACTTGCTGATAAAGGAAAAGCCAAGGAAAGTGAAGATTCTGGAAAGAAAAATATCTTGTCAGCCAAAAACAAAGAGATTGAAAGCTGTGATCGTAATGGCGAAGACGAAGCTTTGTCGAGCAAGATGGGTGAAGTTGAAAACGGACACAGAGCTAGTGAAAATGGCAATACGCTGGATATACCTGATCCAGAATTTAATGTGTTTGAAGATGAACGGAAACCAGAAAATTTTGCTGTCAATCAAGTGTGGTCTACCTGTGATTCTAGAGATGGTATGCCACGGAGATATGCTCGAGTAAGGAAAGTGCTGTCTTCCGATTTCAAGCTGCGAGTTACCTACCTAAAGCCTGTTCAGGAAAATAATGATGAAAGCATTCCAGTTACATGGGGAAAGTTCAATAATGGAGAAACAAAGGATGTCGAGAACCGCTCAATTTTTTCAGGTCAGATGCTTCACTCGGTCTGCAACAGGGTTGTTTCCATATACCCAAGGAAAGGAGAAATTTGGGCTATGTTCAGTGACTGGGATGAGGAATCGAGCACTCTAGAAAACCATGAATTGCCGTATAAGTATGACTTCGTGGAAATTGTGAACGATTTTAAGGAAGAGGCTGGTATTGGAGCGGCTTATTTGGGAAAAGTTAAAGGGTTTGTTTCCCTTTTTCAGCGGGAGGCGAAGAATACAGTGTGTCAGGTTCAGTTTGCTCCAGAACGGATGCTTAGATTTTCTCACAAAGTTCCAGCCGTCAAAATGACTGGAATCGAGAAAGAAGGTGTTCCAGCTGGCTCATATGAACTGGACCCGACTGCACTGCCAAAAGATATATTTCAGGCTGAAGCGGTTAATGTGGAGATGGATAGTGAGACAATGAAAGGAAAAGCTGATAGCCCTGATCCTGAAGCTCCGGAGACTGAAGTGAATGCCAAGCCTGTTCCAGAGATTGTTCCATCTCCTCCAAGGAAACGTCAAAAATCTGACGATGATGGCGGATGCAGTAACCGTGATAAGGTTTGTTCAACATCTGTGTCAATTGGGAAAGGGGAAGCCACCAAAGCCAATGATTCTTCTTCTAGTCAAGTTAGTAAAAAGAGCACACCGAACGGGTGTGGTGAGGCGTCTGATGCCTTCAAGCTGCGAAAATCTCCTCGTCTTCAAACAACTCCAAGCCAGCAAATAGAGGAGAAGAAGAGTGCTAAACAAGGCGATAAGATTAATCCGCCAAAGACAACTGATAAGGTTCTTGTGACAGATTCTTTGGGAATAAACAAATCGTCCAAAGGCATACAGCAACAGGTAGAAAGACAGGTAGGAGAAGGCTCGAAGAAAAGAGGACGCGATGGTGAATTACCGTCTAGCTCCAAGCAGAATGATTTGCCAGCTCAGTTGGATGGTTCTACTAATAGGTCCCTTGAGACAACTCCTGCGTCATCAAGTTGCAAAACGCCGCAAAGAAATGCCTTCGACTTCGATAACGAGAGATCTGTGGACAAATTCCGACGTGATCAGATATGGGCTATTTATAGCGATGACAAGGGAATGCCCACAGAGTATGTGAAGGTCAAGAAAGTGGAAACCAAGCCTGAGGTTGTGTTACACGTAGCCCATATGGAGCTGTGTCCGCCATCGACCGAACCCGTAACCCGCCCTGTGTCATGTGGGGAGTTCAAAATGGAAACTGGGAAACCCAAAACCCTTCCTCTAACGAGCTTCTCACATCGGGTCAAACCTTTTGACAGTAAGCAGAAGATAGTCAAAGTATACCCAAGGAAAGGTGACATCTGGGCTCTCCGTAAGAGCTGTGATAGCACCGAAGCAGAGCATGATATTGTAGAAGTGGTGGAAGGTTACTGTGAAGGGAAGAGCATAAAGGCGATGGCTTTGACTGCTAAAGGCTTCAGTTCTATATACACAAGGAAGCATGGGTCACATGTGAGTTCGTTAGTGGTTCCAAAGGCGGAAATGAGTAGGTTTTCTCATCAGATTCCGGCGGTGAAACAGGAGAAGAGAGCAACACGGGTAGCTGAAGGAGGATACTGGGAGCTTGACCCTGCAGCCATTCCACCTCCCACCACCATAGTCATAGACTGA
- the LOC106294507 gene encoding probable protein S-acyltransferase 17, with amino-acid sequence MAVQWLLVVQGIMTLTVVISFLCGQWPIFKGTPFQWIHYFLTRGAYHYLLRFVGMVFGSKGTDVVLTVEQFCCDRPNPILQIIYIAIIGSVYFVIAKSSFIYIPGYYIGDVHKYTSFLAVVVGVILFLLTSFCDPGTVNAENASQYISAYPYDDIIYSEKECSTCRIPKPARSKHCSICNRCVARFDHHCGWMNNCIGERNTRYFMAFLFWHFLLCLYGAIAIAFILAGRVKELRVVHILTVYYGVENSFRNLAPRVLQWLAGTYNTQILVMVFLAIVSLLLAGFFAYHLKLCLTNTTTNEAFKWREYISLRKKLSEAKASSAALKAGTPYCEAEAKAQAIVKLNMYDRGSFQNLSEIVFPLSSRPHTSCKHTPKPKSE; translated from the exons ATGGCGGTACAGTGGCTATTGGTAGTTCAGGGGATCATGACGTTGACGGTGGTCATCTCTTTCCTCTGCGGTCAATGGCCAATCTTCAAAGGCACACCTTTTCAATGGATTCACTACTTCCTCACTCGCGGCGCCTATCACTACTTACT GAGGTTTGTCGGAATGGTGTTTGGTTCCAAGGGTACGGACGTTGTCTTAACGGTGGAGCAGTTCTGTTGCGACCGTCCTAATCCCATATTGCAA ATCATATACATAGCCATTATTGGATCAGTATACTTTGTGATTGCAAAGTCTTCCTTCATCTATATACCTGGATACTATATTGGCGATGTTCACAA GTACACAAGCTTTCTGGCTGTTGTTGTCGGTGTTATACTTTTCTTATTGACAAGCTTTTGTGATCCAGGTACCGTGAATGCTGAGAATGCTTCGCAGTACATCTCTGCTTACCCTTATGATGATATCATTTACTCTGAGAAGGAGTGTTCTACTTGTAGAATCCCAAA GCCAGCTAGATCCAAGCATTGCAGCATATGCAACCGATGTGTAGCTCGGTTTGACCATCACTGTGGCTGGATG AATAACTGTATTGGAGAAAGGAATACTAGATATTTCATGGCTTTCCTCTTTTG GCATTTTCTTCTTTGCTTGTATGGAGCAATAGCCATTGCGTTTATTCTTGCTGGACGAGTTAAAGAACTCCGTGTTGTACATATCTTAACAG TCTATTACGGCGTAGAGAACTCTTTCCGCAACTTAGCTCCTCGAGTTTTACAG TGGCTGGCTGGTACATACAACACCCAAATACTTGTGATGGTGTTTCTAGCCATTGTTTCTCTCCTCCTCGCTGGCTTCTTTGCTTACCACTTAAAACTCTGCCTAACCAACACAACTACTAACGAG GCATTTAAATGGAGAGAGTACATAAGCTTGAGGAAGAAGCTCAGTGAAGCAAAGGCAAGCTCTGCGGCTCTCAAGGCTGGAACGCCGTACTGTGAAGCAGAGGCCAAAGCTCAAGCTATTGTGAAACTTAATATGTATGATAGAGGAAGTTTCCAGAACCTTTCTGAGATTGTTTTCCCTTTATCATCAAGACCACATACTTCTTGTAAACATACACCAAAACCGAAGTCGGAATAA